The DNA window GGAGTTGATTCACTCGGTAAATTGGGTATTGTCAACAACAAAGCTTCTAATTGCGACTTAATCTCTCTTTCTTGTGGTTCGAGTTCACCGATTTGGTTTTTGATATCGTTTCCTTCTTGACGCAAACTTTGAATTTCTGCGCTTTGCGGATCACTGCCTGCTTTGATTTTTTTTCCGACAAGTTTACCAATTTCGTTACTGCGGGCTTGTAGGTGCGATCGCTTCGCTTCAAGTTCTCTTTGTTGTTGGTCGAGTGTTAAAATCGGTTGCAAATCATAGTTTCCACGGCTTTGCAACCTTTCTTGTACGAATGATAGATTTTCTCGAATCTGCTTAATATCCAGCACAGACTTATTCCTGTTCTTGCCAATACAACAGAATACAACGCTTATGCCTATTCTGCCGCGATTTGGACTAGTTTTTATTGATGCGTGCTAAGAGAAACAGCGAAGCAACAAGTCCCGAAAAATGAGCCGCTACCGTATTTGTATTTGCTTGAACTACCAATATATCTAATGGGCGAATGAGTTGTTGAGGATTGTAAATCGCTGCGCCTAAACCTGTTTGCGGTAAAGAAAAAGACCTCAGTAGTAATGTACCTGCGATCGCCTGCGCCCCCAAGATCGTCAAGAGCATTCCGACCAAATTCACAATCAATCCTAAGCGCAGAATTTGAATTGTATCCGCCTTGCGTGGGCGAGTAGTAACATTTGCCGAAAGTAAACGTTTAC is part of the Chroogloeocystis siderophila 5.2 s.c.1 genome and encodes:
- a CDS encoding DUF3611 family protein, which produces MVNKSDSSLPSGLQRIAIAFRIAGWLSFWTQLVLAVISAVVLLSASVSRDTSPAAQQSPGTGIGIVLAVSGLVTLGLGIYLAFRYTRIGKRLLSANVTTRPRKADTIQILRLGLIVNLVGMLLTILGAQAIAGTLLLRSFSLPQTGLGAAIYNPQQLIRPLDILVVQANTNTVAAHFSGLVASLFLLARINKN